In one window of Mus pahari chromosome 3, PAHARI_EIJ_v1.1, whole genome shotgun sequence DNA:
- the LOC110319094 gene encoding olfactory receptor 4K3-like, with amino-acid sequence MNEVNQSVVSEFVLLGLSNSQNLQVLLFVIFLIVYLLILSGNIVIVTLITIDRHLHSPMYFLLANLSFVDIWLSSVSTPKMVTDFLRENKTISFEGCMSQVFFDHCIGAAEMVLLLVMAYDRYVAICKPLHYFTIMNLKRCAALVLISWTIGFVHALSQLVPVLQLPLCGPLEIDSFFCDIPLVINLACIDSHDLDTLVNADCGVVVVTCFILLLISYTYILITVHQSSKTGASKALSTCTAHITVVLLLFVPCIFIYVWPLNITWFDKFLAVFYSVVTPLLNPAIYTLRNKDIKHSLKRLKSSLMNHKVNT; translated from the coding sequence ATGAATGAAGTGAATCAGTCCGTGGTGTCAGAATTTGTGCTTTTGGGACTTTCCAACTCACAGAATCTTCAGGTCTTGCTCTTTGTGATATTTTTGATAGTTTATCTGCTCATTCTGTCAGGAAATATTGTTATTGTGACCTTAATAACCATTGACCGCCATCTCCATTCCCCTATGTACTTCTTGTTGGCCAACCTGTCCTTTGTTGATATATGGCTTTCCTCAGTTAGCACTCCAAAAATGGTCACAGACTTTCTCAGGGAAAACAAGACCATTTCCTTTGAAGGATGCATGTCCCAAGTCTTCTTTGATCATTGCATCGGTGCAGCAGAGATGGTGCTATTGCTGGTTATGGCTTATGACCGCTATGTAGCCATCTGCAAACCTCTCCACTATTTCACCATTATGAACCTGAAAAGATGTGCTGCATTGGTGTTGATTTCCTGGACAATTGGCTTTGTGCATGCCTTGAGTCAACTTGTACCGGTTCTACAACTACCTCTCTGTGGTCCATTGGAAATAGACAGTTTTTTCTGTGACATACCATTGGTTATCAACCTAGCCTGCATAGATTCCCATGATTTGGATACTTTAGTAAATGCTGATTGTGGGGTTGTGGTTGTAACTTGCTTTATTCTGTTGCTTATATCCTATACTTATATCCTTATCACTGTTCATCAGAGCTCTAAGACTGGGGCATCTAAGGCCCTGTCCACATGTACTGCCCACATCACTGTGGTATTGCTCCTTTTTGTGCCCTGTATTTTCATCTATGTTTGGCCCCTCAATATCACCTGGTTTGACAAATTTCTTGCTGTGTTTTATTCTGTTGTTACCCCTCTCCTGAATCCAGCCATTTATACACtgagaaataaagatataaagCATTCTCTAAAGAGATTAAAAAGCTCTCTTATGAATCACAAGGTAAATACGTAA